The Pocillopora verrucosa isolate sample1 chromosome 2, ASM3666991v2, whole genome shotgun sequence genome has a segment encoding these proteins:
- the LOC131773323 gene encoding uncharacterized protein, protein MSLAPKIDEVRSVVLDLKPNLGFFTETWLRETICDSLLQIPGYSFIHRDRTTDHHGGVGLYIENSIKFKHLEKLSDPDIEALWAWLRPSRLPRGVPCIVAGVIYHPHFNNSIRDAALVNYLSASLTSLEGEYPGCGFVLCGDFNRLNTRRLTTQFKLKQLVDKPTRGDQILDLVLTNLPQLYDSNAVQTFPPFGVSDHNVVLVRPKLMEMTARLG, encoded by the exons ATGTCACTAGCACCCAAGATTGACGAGGTTCGTTCTGTTGTCCTGGATCTAAAACCTAATTTAGGGTTCTTTACCGAGACGTGGTTAAGAGAGACAATCTGTGACTCACTGCTGCAGATCCCAGGCTACTCATTTATCCATCGTGACCGCACCACAGACCATCACGGCGGTGTTGGCCTCTACATCGAGAATTCTATCAAATTCAAGCACCTAGAAAAACTGTCGGATCCTGACATCGAGGCACTGTGGGCGTGGCTACGACCCAGCCGACTTCCACGCGGAGTTCCCTGTATCGTCGCAGGTGTCATATACCATCCACACTTCAACAACAGCATCAGAGATGCAGCACTTGTGAACTATCTGTCTGCGTCCCTCACTTCTTTGGAAGGAGAGTACCCCGGTTGCGGTTTCGTGTTGTGCGGCGATTTCAACCGCCTAAATACTCGCCGTTTGACCACCCAATTCAAGCTGAAGCAACTAGTAGATAAGCCCACAAGGGGTGACCAAATCTTGGACTTAGTGCTTACTAACCTTCCACAGCTCTACGACTCAAACGCTGTGCAAACCTTTCCCCCCTTTGGCGTGTCTGACCACAATGTTGTCTTAGTGAGACCCAAA TTAATGGAGATGACTGCGAGGCTAGGTTAA